In Desulfobacterales bacterium, a single window of DNA contains:
- a CDS encoding glycerophosphodiester phosphodiesterase: MGLPAGAQRRVLKLIDHIYAGIPRPIPDREKLEGCRIISHRGAHDNRTVFENTLAAFDRIRDAGVWGIEFDIRWTRDLHPVVIHDASLQRLYGDSRNIRELTLSELKSSVGMIPTLKEVIDRYAKKLHLMVELKKEVYPDPVYQSRVLNDLFAGLEPAADFHFLSLTPELFKMIAWLPAAAFLPIAEFNVARISDLSIRENYGGILGHYLLLAASVLKKHQDHHQKVGTGFVNSERCLFRELNRGVHWIFSDNAVGLQTLCSLP; the protein is encoded by the coding sequence ATGGGGTTACCGGCAGGGGCACAGCGTCGGGTATTAAAACTTATTGATCATATTTATGCCGGGATTCCCCGGCCAATCCCTGACAGAGAAAAGCTGGAGGGCTGCCGCATCATTTCGCACCGGGGGGCCCATGACAACCGGACGGTTTTTGAAAATACGCTGGCGGCGTTTGACCGGATTCGAGACGCGGGGGTGTGGGGCATCGAGTTTGATATCCGCTGGACCAGGGATTTACACCCGGTTGTCATTCATGATGCATCCCTTCAGCGGCTTTATGGTGATTCCCGGAATATCCGGGAGCTGACACTCTCGGAGCTGAAATCTTCCGTTGGGATGATCCCGACCCTGAAAGAGGTGATCGACAGGTATGCCAAAAAACTTCACCTGATGGTTGAATTGAAAAAAGAAGTTTACCCGGATCCGGTTTACCAGAGCCGGGTTTTAAACGATCTTTTCGCCGGGTTGGAACCGGCTGCGGATTTTCATTTTCTCAGCCTCACCCCCGAACTCTTTAAAATGATTGCGTGGCTGCCGGCGGCCGCCTTTCTTCCTATCGCGGAATTCAATGTGGCCCGTATCAGCGATTTGAGCATTCGTGAAAACTATGGGGGAATCCTGGGGCATTACCTGCTGCTGGCGGCGTCGGTTCTGAAAAAACACCAAGACCACCATCAGAAAGTGGGAACGGGGTTTGTGAATTCAGAACGCTGCCTTTTCCGGGAATTAAACCGGGGGGTCCACTGGATTTTTTCCGATAATGCCGTTGGCCTGCAGACCCTTTGCAGTCTGCCGTAA